From a region of the Carbonactinospora thermoautotrophica genome:
- the glmU gene encoding bifunctional UDP-N-acetylglucosamine diphosphorylase/glucosamine-1-phosphate N-acetyltransferase GlmU, which yields MSLTRPAAVIVLAAGEGTRMKSATPKVLHTLCGRSMLGHVVAAAQALEPEKLIVVVGHGKDQVERHLEAIDPTIVRVHQEVQNGTGHAVRMVVEYLDRQGQQLEGTVVVGYGDTPLLTAETLRALVEAHAQSGSAVTVLSAVVPDPTGYGRILRDESGAVVGIVEQKDASAEQRAITEINSGVYAFDGKLLQEAIHRLRTDNAQGEEYLTDVVGILRGDGYGVGAHLVPDHREILGVNDRVQLAEARRIFNERLLTRWMRAGVTVVDPATTWIDVDVTLEPDVVIHPQTQLQGRTRVARGAEVGPNSTLTDTTVGEHATVTYAVCKEAEIGPEASVGPYAYLRPGTRLARKSKIGTYVETKNAEIGEGTKVPHLTYVGDATIGDHTNIGAATVFVNYDGVHKHHTTVGSHCRTGADNMFVAPVTIGDGAYTAAGSIITEDVPPGAMAVARARQRNIEGWVARKRAGTPAHQAAERALAANTLVAGRPAPGTSQKGEDAAAPKPTYSADSGDGSEETTQ from the coding sequence GTGAGCCTCACCCGCCCGGCTGCCGTCATCGTCCTCGCCGCTGGTGAGGGCACCCGCATGAAGTCGGCGACCCCGAAGGTCTTGCACACGTTGTGTGGCCGGTCGATGCTCGGTCACGTGGTCGCGGCAGCCCAAGCGCTCGAACCCGAGAAGCTGATCGTCGTCGTCGGCCACGGCAAGGACCAGGTCGAGCGGCACCTCGAAGCGATCGACCCGACGATCGTCCGGGTCCACCAGGAGGTGCAGAACGGCACCGGCCACGCCGTCCGCATGGTCGTGGAGTACCTGGACCGGCAGGGCCAGCAGCTCGAAGGCACGGTCGTGGTCGGGTACGGCGACACCCCGCTGCTCACCGCCGAGACGCTGCGCGCCCTGGTCGAGGCGCACGCGCAGTCCGGCAGCGCGGTCACCGTGCTGTCCGCGGTGGTGCCCGACCCCACCGGGTACGGGCGCATCCTGCGGGACGAGAGCGGCGCGGTCGTGGGCATCGTCGAGCAGAAGGACGCCTCCGCCGAGCAGCGCGCGATCACCGAGATCAACTCCGGCGTGTACGCCTTCGACGGCAAGCTGCTGCAGGAGGCGATCCACCGGCTGCGCACGGACAACGCGCAAGGTGAGGAATACCTGACCGACGTGGTCGGCATCCTGCGCGGCGACGGCTACGGCGTGGGCGCCCACCTGGTCCCGGACCACCGCGAAATCCTCGGCGTGAACGACCGGGTGCAGCTCGCCGAGGCCCGGCGGATCTTCAACGAGCGGCTGCTCACCCGCTGGATGCGCGCGGGCGTGACCGTCGTCGACCCGGCCACCACCTGGATCGACGTGGACGTCACGCTCGAGCCGGACGTGGTCATCCACCCCCAGACCCAGCTCCAGGGCCGCACCCGGGTCGCGCGCGGCGCCGAGGTCGGCCCGAACTCCACCCTGACCGACACCACCGTCGGCGAGCACGCCACCGTCACGTACGCGGTCTGCAAGGAGGCCGAGATCGGGCCGGAGGCGAGCGTGGGCCCGTACGCGTACCTGCGTCCCGGCACCCGGCTCGCCCGCAAGAGCAAGATCGGCACGTACGTCGAGACGAAGAACGCCGAGATCGGCGAGGGCACGAAGGTGCCGCACCTGACGTACGTGGGCGACGCGACGATCGGCGACCACACCAACATCGGCGCGGCCACCGTCTTCGTGAACTACGACGGCGTGCACAAGCACCACACGACGGTCGGCAGCCATTGCCGTACCGGCGCGGACAACATGTTCGTCGCGCCGGTCACGATCGGGGACGGCGCGTACACGGCCGCCGGCTCGATCATCACCGAGGATGTGCCGCCGGGTGCGATGGCCGTGGCCCGCGCGCGGCAGCGCAACATCGAGGGGTGGGTGGCGCGCAAGCGCGCGGGCACGCCGGCGCACCAGGCCGCCGAGCGTGCCCTCGCCGCGAACACCCTGGTTGCCGGCCGACCGGCACCGGGTACCTCCCAGAAGGGGGAGGACGCGGCCGCCCCCAAGCCGACATACAGTGCTGACTCGGGGGACGGGAGCGAGGAGACCACGCAGTGA
- a CDS encoding helix-turn-helix domain-containing protein — protein MNRWLRDAPSLNAARRCNVKDELRERARELRLQGWTYPEIAKELNVSKSSVSLWVGPSQARFPVDARAVAGPRQRDVLGAAAPPAGDRAPAGEAAAAREIGALSDRELFLIGAALYWAEGSKLYCRRERVVFINSDPSMMLVFAGWTCSGSRTRIARTGWRSTRRRTSRRPRPSGPISSASSAPGC, from the coding sequence TTGAACCGGTGGCTCCGCGACGCGCCCTCGCTCAACGCGGCCCGGCGCTGCAACGTCAAGGACGAGCTGCGGGAACGGGCGCGGGAGCTGCGCCTACAGGGCTGGACCTACCCGGAGATCGCCAAGGAGCTGAACGTCTCGAAAAGCTCGGTGTCGCTGTGGGTGGGACCTTCCCAAGCCCGCTTCCCGGTGGACGCCCGAGCAGTGGCGGGACCACGTCAACGAGACGTACTGGGAGCCGCTGCGCCGCCGGCGGGAGATCGCGCGCCAGCAGGAGAAGCTGCGGCCGCCCGCGAGATCGGCGCGCTGTCAGACCGCGAGCTGTTCCTGATCGGCGCCGCCCTGTACTGGGCCGAGGGCTCTAAGCTCTACTGCCGGCGGGAGCGGGTGGTCTTCATCAACAGCGACCCGAGCATGATGCTCGTCTTTGCTGGCTGGACCTGCTCGGGGTCCCGGACGAGGATCGCTCGTACCGGGTGGCGATCCACGAGACGGCGGACGTCGCGGCGGCCGAGGCCTTCTGGGCCGATCTCGTCGGCATCGAGCGCTCCCGGCTGCTGA
- a CDS encoding acyl-CoA desaturase — MTPVPPSTLTSQPAQTTDAALEEAVKATLGDEVKGPVEQITLALFIIVPFLALVAAVPVAWGGWLGWSDVVIAAVMYAVAGHGVTVGYHRHFTHGSFRAKRPLRIALAIAGSLAIEGPVVRWVADHRKHHQFSDKEGDPHSPWRYGDTVPALLKGLFYAHLGWLFEREQTPARKYAPDLLQDKDVVRVSRAFPYLVAVSLLLPPLAGGLWTMSWQGALTAFFWGSLVRVALLHHVTWSINSICHAVGMRPFKSRDKSGNVWWLAVLSMGESWHNLHHADPTSARHGVLRGQVDSSARLIWIFEKLGWAYDVRWPTPERLAARRA, encoded by the coding sequence ATGACTCCTGTACCCCCGTCCACGCTCACCAGCCAGCCCGCGCAGACGACCGACGCCGCGCTCGAGGAGGCCGTGAAGGCCACCCTCGGGGACGAGGTCAAGGGCCCGGTCGAGCAGATCACTTTGGCCTTGTTCATCATCGTCCCGTTCCTGGCGCTGGTGGCCGCCGTGCCCGTGGCCTGGGGCGGGTGGCTCGGCTGGTCGGACGTGGTCATCGCCGCGGTGATGTACGCGGTCGCCGGCCACGGCGTCACCGTCGGGTACCACCGGCACTTCACCCACGGTTCGTTCCGGGCCAAGCGCCCGCTGCGGATCGCGCTCGCCATCGCGGGCAGCCTGGCGATCGAGGGGCCGGTGGTCCGCTGGGTGGCCGATCACCGCAAGCACCACCAGTTCTCCGACAAGGAAGGTGACCCGCACTCGCCGTGGCGGTACGGGGACACCGTGCCCGCCCTGCTGAAGGGCCTGTTCTACGCGCACCTGGGGTGGCTGTTCGAGCGCGAGCAGACGCCGGCCCGCAAGTACGCGCCCGACCTGCTCCAGGACAAGGACGTCGTCCGGGTCTCGCGCGCCTTTCCGTACCTGGTCGCGGTGTCGCTGCTGCTCCCGCCGCTGGCCGGGGGGCTTTGGACGATGTCGTGGCAGGGCGCGCTGACCGCGTTCTTCTGGGGCAGCCTGGTCCGGGTGGCGCTGCTGCACCACGTGACCTGGTCGATCAACTCGATCTGCCACGCGGTGGGCATGCGGCCGTTCAAGTCGCGGGACAAGTCCGGCAACGTGTGGTGGCTGGCGGTCCTGTCCATGGGTGAGTCCTGGCACAACCTGCACCACGCCGACCCGACGTCCGCCCGGCACGGGGTGCTGCGCGGCCAGGTCGACTCCAGCGCCCGGCTGATCTGGATCTTCGAGAAGCTCGGCTGGGCGTACGACGTGCGTTGGCCGACCCCGGAGCGGCTCGCCGCCAGGCGCGCGTGA
- a CDS encoding TetR/AcrR family transcriptional regulator has translation MTEPSERQPRRNGRVRMTGKERREQLLEIGRRLFAERGFDATSVEEIAAKAGVSKPVVYEHFGGKEGLYAVVVDREVRQLLDMVTNALTGGHPREMLEQAAFALLDYIEQSTEGFRILVRDSPVGSTGTFATLISDIATQVEHVLASEFKARGYDPKHAPMYAQMLVGMVALTGQWWLDVRKPRKAEVAAHLVNLAWNGLSGLEQKPTLRSREHK, from the coding sequence ATGACCGAGCCTTCAGAACGCCAGCCCCGGCGCAACGGCCGGGTGCGCATGACCGGCAAGGAGCGCCGGGAACAGTTGCTCGAGATCGGGCGCAGGCTGTTCGCCGAGCGTGGGTTCGACGCGACCAGCGTGGAGGAGATCGCCGCCAAGGCGGGGGTCTCCAAGCCCGTGGTGTACGAGCACTTCGGCGGCAAGGAGGGCTTGTACGCGGTGGTGGTGGACCGCGAGGTGCGCCAGTTGCTGGACATGGTGACCAACGCCCTGACCGGGGGCCACCCGCGGGAGATGCTCGAGCAGGCGGCGTTCGCGCTGCTGGACTACATCGAGCAGTCCACCGAGGGTTTCCGGATCCTGGTCCGGGACTCCCCGGTGGGCTCCACCGGCACGTTCGCGACCCTGATCAGCGACATCGCGACACAGGTGGAGCACGTCCTCGCCTCGGAGTTCAAGGCGCGCGGGTACGACCCGAAGCACGCGCCGATGTACGCGCAGATGCTGGTCGGGATGGTCGCGCTGACCGGCCAGTGGTGGCTGGACGTGCGCAAGCCCCGGAAGGCGGAGGTGGCCGCGCACCTGGTGAACCTGGCCTGGAACGGCCTGTCCGGTCTGGAGCAGAAACCGACGCTGCGGTCCCGGGAGCACAAGTAG
- a CDS encoding VOC family protein has protein sequence MITAVHHVQLAAPPGSEDRLRDFYGRVLGMTEVPKPPELARRGGCWFRAGDVELHLGIEEDFRPARKAHPGLVVEDIDAYAARLAAHGARWDDALPGYRRFYSEDPFGNRLEFLERAIPAGSTRP, from the coding sequence ATGATCACCGCCGTCCACCACGTACAGCTCGCCGCCCCGCCCGGATCCGAGGACCGGCTGCGCGACTTCTACGGCCGTGTCCTCGGCATGACCGAGGTCCCCAAGCCGCCCGAGCTGGCCAGGCGCGGCGGCTGCTGGTTCCGCGCCGGGGACGTGGAACTCCACCTCGGCATCGAGGAGGACTTCCGGCCCGCCCGCAAGGCGCACCCCGGGCTCGTGGTCGAGGACATCGACGCCTACGCCGCGCGGCTCGCCGCCCACGGCGCGCGTTGGGACGACGCCCTGCCCGGGTACCGGCGCTTCTACAGCGAGGACCCGTTCGGCAACAGGCTGGAGTTCCTGGAGAGGGCGATCCCCGCGGGGAGCACCCGACCGTAG
- a CDS encoding trans-aconitate 2-methyltransferase yields MWDPQQYLKYRDERARPFHDLLARVQAEHAEYVVDLGCGPGNLTATLAERWPAARVLGIDSSPQMIEAAQRHAVPGRIEFRVQDLRGWQPARAPDVVVANAVFQWVPGHLDLLPRLVRAVRPGGWLAFQVPANFTAPSHEILRAIAARRALAIDWPNSHEPQEYLDALARLGCAVDVWETTYHHVLPGDDAVLEWVKGTGARPVLEALAEAERAEFLAEYGAALRQAYPKQPYGTVLPFRRVFAIAQIPGGRP; encoded by the coding sequence ATGTGGGACCCGCAGCAGTACCTCAAGTACCGCGACGAGCGCGCCCGCCCCTTCCACGACCTCCTCGCCCGCGTCCAGGCCGAGCACGCCGAGTACGTCGTCGACCTCGGCTGCGGCCCGGGCAACCTCACCGCCACCCTGGCGGAGCGCTGGCCGGCCGCCCGCGTCCTCGGCATCGACAGCTCGCCGCAGATGATCGAGGCGGCCCAGCGGCACGCCGTGCCCGGCAGGATCGAGTTCCGCGTCCAGGACCTGCGCGGCTGGCAGCCCGCGCGAGCCCCCGACGTCGTCGTGGCCAACGCGGTCTTCCAGTGGGTGCCCGGCCACCTCGATCTGCTGCCCCGCCTCGTCCGGGCGGTCCGGCCCGGCGGCTGGCTCGCCTTCCAGGTCCCCGCCAACTTCACCGCGCCGAGCCACGAGATCCTGCGCGCCATCGCCGCCAGGCGCGCCCTCGCCATCGACTGGCCGAACAGCCACGAGCCGCAGGAGTACCTGGACGCCCTCGCCCGGCTCGGCTGCGCCGTCGACGTCTGGGAGACCACCTACCATCACGTGCTCCCCGGCGACGACGCCGTGCTCGAGTGGGTCAAAGGCACCGGCGCCCGACCCGTGCTCGAAGCCCTCGCCGAGGCCGAGCGCGCGGAGTTCCTCGCCGAGTACGGCGCCGCCCTGCGCCAGGCCTATCCGAAGCAGCCGTACGGCACCGTCCTGCCGTTCCGGCGTGTCTTCGCCATCGCCCAGATCCCGGGAGGTCGACCATGA
- a CDS encoding MarR family winged helix-turn-helix transcriptional regulator — protein sequence MKDEVDRLVAAWRRERPDLDVSPLEVLSRVTRLARHLDLARRTAFAEHDLEAWEFDVLAALRRAGDPYQLSPGQLLTQTLVTSGTMTNRIDRLQAKGLVQRLPDPADRRGVQVRLTAEGKERVDAALADLLSHERQILASLREDERATLADLLRRLVAPFDENTA from the coding sequence ATGAAGGACGAGGTCGACAGGCTGGTGGCCGCGTGGCGCCGGGAACGCCCTGACCTGGACGTCTCCCCACTGGAGGTGCTGAGCCGCGTCACCCGCCTGGCGCGCCATCTCGACCTCGCGCGCCGCACCGCCTTCGCCGAGCACGACCTGGAGGCCTGGGAGTTCGACGTCCTCGCCGCGCTCCGCCGAGCCGGCGATCCCTACCAGCTCTCCCCCGGCCAGCTCCTCACCCAGACCCTGGTCACCAGCGGCACGATGACCAACCGCATCGACCGCCTCCAGGCCAAGGGCCTCGTCCAACGCCTGCCCGACCCCGCCGACCGTCGCGGCGTCCAGGTCCGTCTCACCGCCGAGGGCAAGGAGCGCGTCGACGCCGCCTTGGCCGACCTGCTGAGCCACGAGCGCCAGATCCTCGCGTCGTTGCGCGAGGACGAGCGCGCCACCCTGGCCGATCTGCTGCGCCGCCTGGTGGCCCCCTTCGACGAGAACACGGCGTGA
- a CDS encoding ABC-F family ATP-binding cassette domain-containing protein produces the protein MTANSVNLVNLETVSKAYGTRILLDAVSLGVGEGERIGVVGRNGDGKTTLISILAGRDEPDSGRVTHVSGLRLGLLTQHDDLDPATTVGAAVVGSRPEHEWAGDPRVRDVLTGLFGGLDLPGFADGMATRIGALSGGERRRVALARILIADQDLIVLDEPTNHLDVEGIDWLARHLAARKSALVVVTHDRWFLDAVCTRTWEVQGGRVHEYDGGYSAYVLAKAERARIAAAEEAKRQNLLRKELAWLRRGAPARTSKPKFRIEAANALIADEPPPRDSVELVRFAAARLGKTVYELHDVTLRAGEKTLLDRCTWRLGPGDRIGVVGVNGSGKTSLLRLLAGELRPAAGRVVVGKTVRPGYLSQHLDELDPAWRVLEAVERVGRVVDLGKGRELTANQLCERFGFTGEKQWTPVRDLSGGERRRLQLLRLLMGEPNVLLLDEPTNDLDIETLSVLEDLLDGWPGSLVVVSHDRYFVERVCDHVVALLGDGRLAHLGGGIDEYLERRSRDRTAGATRKPRRRGTDPRAARKELARVERQLDRLAAREQELHQEMALHASDYEKLIVLDAELKELLAEKDRLEERWLELADETEG, from the coding sequence GTGACGGCCAACTCCGTGAACCTCGTCAACCTGGAGACGGTCAGCAAGGCGTACGGCACGCGTATCCTCCTCGACGCCGTCTCGCTCGGCGTCGGCGAGGGGGAGCGCATCGGTGTCGTGGGCCGCAACGGCGACGGCAAGACCACGCTGATCTCGATCCTGGCCGGGCGGGACGAGCCGGACTCCGGGCGCGTCACGCACGTCTCAGGCCTGCGGCTCGGGCTGCTCACCCAGCACGACGACCTCGACCCGGCCACCACCGTGGGCGCGGCGGTCGTCGGCTCCCGGCCCGAGCACGAGTGGGCCGGCGACCCGCGCGTGCGCGACGTGCTCACCGGCCTGTTCGGCGGCCTGGACCTGCCCGGGTTCGCCGACGGCATGGCCACTCGGATCGGCGCCCTCTCCGGCGGGGAGCGCCGCCGGGTCGCGCTCGCCCGGATCCTCATCGCCGATCAGGACCTCATCGTCCTCGACGAGCCCACCAACCACCTCGACGTCGAGGGCATCGACTGGCTCGCCCGGCATCTGGCGGCCCGCAAGTCCGCGCTCGTCGTGGTGACCCACGACCGGTGGTTCCTCGACGCGGTCTGCACCCGCACCTGGGAGGTGCAGGGCGGGCGCGTCCACGAGTACGACGGCGGCTACTCGGCGTACGTGCTCGCCAAGGCCGAACGCGCCCGCATCGCCGCCGCCGAGGAGGCCAAACGCCAGAACCTGCTCCGCAAGGAGCTGGCCTGGCTGCGGCGCGGCGCCCCGGCGCGTACCTCCAAGCCCAAGTTCCGGATCGAGGCGGCCAACGCGTTGATCGCCGACGAGCCGCCGCCCCGGGACTCGGTCGAGCTGGTGCGGTTCGCCGCCGCGCGGCTCGGCAAGACCGTGTACGAGCTGCACGACGTCACCCTCCGGGCGGGGGAGAAGACCCTGCTCGACCGCTGCACGTGGCGACTTGGTCCCGGCGACCGGATCGGCGTCGTCGGCGTGAACGGCAGCGGCAAGACCTCCCTGCTGCGGCTGCTCGCCGGCGAGCTGCGGCCCGCCGCCGGGCGGGTCGTCGTCGGCAAGACCGTGCGGCCCGGGTACCTGTCCCAGCACCTCGACGAGCTCGACCCCGCCTGGCGGGTGCTGGAGGCGGTCGAGCGGGTCGGCCGCGTGGTCGACCTCGGCAAGGGCCGGGAGCTGACCGCCAACCAGCTGTGCGAGCGGTTCGGGTTCACCGGCGAGAAGCAGTGGACCCCGGTGCGGGACCTGTCCGGCGGCGAGCGGCGCCGGCTGCAGCTGCTGCGCCTGCTCATGGGCGAGCCCAACGTGCTGCTGCTCGACGAGCCCACCAACGACCTCGACATCGAGACGCTGTCGGTGCTGGAGGACCTGCTCGACGGATGGCCCGGCTCGCTCGTCGTGGTGAGCCACGACCGGTACTTCGTCGAGCGCGTCTGCGACCACGTCGTCGCCCTGCTCGGCGACGGGCGGCTCGCCCACCTGGGCGGGGGCATCGACGAGTACCTGGAGCGCCGCAGCCGAGACAGGACAGCCGGCGCGACCCGGAAGCCCCGCAGGCGTGGCACCGACCCGCGCGCCGCCCGCAAGGAACTGGCCCGCGTCGAACGCCAACTGGACCGGCTGGCCGCCCGCGAGCAGGAGTTGCACCAGGAGATGGCCCTGCACGCGAGCGACTACGAGAAGCTCATCGTCCTGGACGCCGAGCTCAAGGAGCTGCTCGCCGAGAAGGACCGCCTCGAGGAACGCTGGCTCGAACTGGCGGACGAGACCGAAGGCTGA
- a CDS encoding 4-(cytidine 5'-diphospho)-2-C-methyl-D-erythritol kinase, whose product MAPVTVRVPAKVNLQLSVGPERPDGYHELVTVFHAVSLFDEVTAAPSDELRITVEGEGAAEVPLDDGNLAMRAARLLAAEVGIDPRAHLHIRKGIPVAGGMAGGSADAAAALVACDELWHAGLPAERLHLLAAELGSDVPFALIGGTAIGTGRGERLTPALARGRYHWVFALADKGLSTPAVYRECDRLRAGQASPPVVSEALMTALRSGDPSALGRALCNDLQPAALSLRPHLRLVLEAGEEAGALGGIVSGSGPTCAFLARDEAHALDIAVALSSSGVCRTVRCAHGPVPGARMVRR is encoded by the coding sequence GTGGCCCCTGTGACCGTACGCGTGCCCGCGAAGGTGAACCTCCAACTCTCCGTGGGTCCGGAACGGCCGGACGGGTATCACGAGCTGGTCACGGTCTTCCACGCGGTGTCCCTGTTCGACGAGGTCACCGCCGCGCCCAGTGACGAGCTGCGGATCACCGTGGAGGGCGAGGGCGCGGCCGAGGTGCCGCTCGACGACGGCAACCTCGCGATGCGCGCCGCCCGGCTGCTCGCCGCCGAGGTCGGCATCGACCCGCGCGCCCACCTGCACATCCGCAAGGGCATCCCGGTCGCCGGCGGCATGGCCGGCGGCAGCGCGGACGCCGCCGCCGCCCTGGTCGCCTGCGATGAGCTGTGGCACGCCGGGCTGCCCGCGGAGCGGCTGCACCTGCTCGCCGCCGAGCTGGGCAGCGACGTGCCGTTCGCCCTGATCGGCGGCACCGCGATCGGCACCGGCCGCGGCGAGCGGCTCACCCCCGCGTTGGCCCGCGGCAGGTACCACTGGGTGTTCGCGCTCGCCGACAAGGGGCTGTCCACCCCGGCCGTGTACCGCGAGTGCGACCGGCTGCGCGCTGGGCAGGCGTCGCCGCCGGTGGTGTCCGAGGCACTCATGACCGCATTGCGCTCCGGCGATCCGAGCGCTCTCGGCCGGGCGCTGTGCAACGACCTGCAACCCGCCGCGCTGAGCCTGCGCCCGCACCTGCGGCTGGTGCTGGAGGCCGGGGAGGAGGCCGGCGCGCTCGGCGGCATCGTGTCCGGCTCCGGTCCCACGTGCGCGTTCCTCGCCCGCGACGAGGCCCACGCGCTCGACATCGCGGTCGCGCTGAGCTCCTCCGGCGTGTGCCGCACGGTGCGGTGCGCCCACGGCCCGGTCCCCGGCGCGCGGATGGTGCGGCGGTGA
- the rsmA gene encoding 16S rRNA (adenine(1518)-N(6)/adenine(1519)-N(6))-dimethyltransferase RsmA — MSDSASAGPGLLGPADVRALAAALGVRPTKQLGQNFVIDPNTVRRIVRAAEVRPDDVVVEVGPGLGSLTLGLLPQASRVIAVEVDATLAAALPGTVRARLPEYADRLTVVHADALRVTELPGPPPTALVANLPYNVAVPVLLHMLERFPTIAHGLVMVQAEVADRLAATPGSKVYGVPSVKIRWYADVRRAGAIGRTVFWPAPHVDSGLVALTRREPPATRASREEVFAVVDAAFAQRRKTLRAALAPWAGSAAAAEQALRAAGIDAGARGESLTIEDFARLAEHRP; from the coding sequence GTGAGTGATTCCGCATCCGCCGGGCCGGGCTTGCTCGGCCCGGCGGACGTTCGCGCGCTCGCCGCAGCGCTCGGCGTCCGCCCCACCAAGCAGCTCGGGCAGAACTTCGTCATCGACCCGAACACCGTCCGGCGCATCGTCCGGGCCGCCGAGGTACGGCCGGACGACGTCGTCGTCGAGGTCGGCCCCGGCCTCGGCTCGCTCACCCTGGGGCTGCTGCCGCAGGCGAGCCGCGTCATCGCCGTCGAGGTCGACGCCACGCTAGCCGCCGCCCTGCCCGGCACGGTGCGCGCCCGCCTCCCCGAGTACGCCGACCGGCTCACCGTCGTCCACGCCGACGCCCTGCGGGTCACCGAGCTTCCCGGGCCGCCGCCCACCGCCCTGGTGGCCAACCTGCCGTACAACGTCGCGGTGCCGGTGCTGCTCCACATGCTGGAGCGGTTCCCCACGATCGCGCACGGCCTCGTCATGGTGCAGGCCGAGGTCGCCGACCGGCTCGCCGCGACCCCGGGCAGCAAGGTGTACGGCGTCCCGTCGGTGAAGATCCGCTGGTACGCCGACGTGCGCCGCGCCGGCGCGATCGGGCGCACCGTCTTCTGGCCGGCCCCCCACGTCGACTCCGGCCTGGTCGCGCTGACCCGCCGCGAGCCCCCCGCGACCAGGGCGAGCCGCGAGGAGGTGTTCGCGGTCGTCGACGCGGCGTTCGCCCAGCGCCGCAAGACCCTGCGGGCGGCGCTCGCGCCCTGGGCCGGCTCCGCGGCCGCCGCCGAGCAGGCCCTACGCGCCGCCGGCATCGACGCCGGAGCCCGCGGCGAATCCCTCACCATCGAGGACTTCGCCCGGCTGGCCGAGCACCGCCCGTGA
- a CDS encoding resuscitation-promoting factor, with translation MTLSVDGQKREVHTFAKTIGDLLERENVSVGARDLVAPRPDEPLSDGSTVVVRYARPLTITIDGQTRKVWVTATNVAEALEQLGVHAERAYISVDRNMPISRSGLRLDIRLPHDVTFLVDGKRVPITTTAATVREALAEAHITLGPKDQTTPVTLDAYPADGAVITVLRIQGKTVTRQEEIPFDVQEIKDSSMFEGEKKVVQEGVEGLKTVTYEFTYVNGQLKSKKKITEKIIREPKPQIVRVGTKENPRSVPGADHLNWRALAECESGGNPDAVNPAGPYYGLYQFDLGTWRSVGGQGKPTDYGWEEQTYRAKLLYKQRGDSPWPVCGKKLYT, from the coding sequence GTGACGCTGTCCGTTGACGGTCAGAAGCGGGAAGTCCACACCTTCGCCAAGACCATCGGGGACCTGCTCGAGCGCGAGAACGTCAGTGTCGGCGCGCGCGACCTGGTGGCACCGCGGCCGGACGAGCCGCTGAGCGACGGATCCACCGTCGTCGTCCGCTACGCTCGTCCGCTGACGATCACCATCGACGGGCAGACCCGGAAGGTGTGGGTCACCGCGACCAACGTGGCCGAAGCGTTGGAGCAGCTGGGCGTGCACGCGGAGCGGGCGTACATCTCCGTCGACAGGAACATGCCGATCAGCCGCTCCGGGCTGCGCCTCGACATCCGCCTGCCCCACGACGTGACCTTCCTCGTGGACGGCAAGCGGGTGCCCATCACCACCACCGCGGCCACCGTTCGCGAGGCGCTCGCTGAGGCGCACATCACCCTCGGCCCCAAGGACCAGACCACGCCGGTCACGCTGGACGCCTACCCGGCGGACGGCGCGGTGATCACGGTCCTGCGGATCCAGGGCAAGACCGTGACCCGCCAGGAGGAGATCCCCTTCGACGTCCAAGAGATCAAGGACTCCTCCATGTTCGAGGGTGAGAAGAAGGTCGTCCAGGAGGGTGTCGAGGGGCTGAAGACCGTCACGTACGAGTTCACGTACGTCAACGGTCAGCTCAAGTCGAAGAAGAAGATCACTGAGAAGATCATCCGCGAGCCCAAGCCACAGATCGTCCGGGTCGGCACCAAGGAGAACCCCAGAAGCGTGCCCGGGGCCGACCATCTGAACTGGAGGGCCCTCGCCGAGTGCGAGTCCGGCGGCAACCCCGACGCGGTCAACCCCGCCGGCCCGTACTACGGCCTGTACCAGTTCGACCTTGGCACCTGGCGTTCGGTCGGCGGCCAGGGCAAGCCCACCGACTACGGGTGGGAGGAGCAGACCTACCGGGCGAAGCTGCTGTACAAGCAGCGCGGCGACAGCCCGTGGCCGGTCTGTGGTAAGAAGCTCTACACGTGA